aaattattttatacaaacAAACAAAAGATAGAGGGCAGAAAGCAAATCCAAAGCATCTTCTTCATTTTCCCATGGCCGTAAAAGTTCAGCACCTCAAGCTCTTCCCTCCTCAACTCTTAGACAACaggtaatttttttctatttcccttctctctctctatgCATAAGATGGCATATCAAAATGTGTCTACATCTCAACATAATTTTCTTTCTTGTGGTTATGAATTTACAAAGAAAATAATGAACTTTGTTGAAGCAAATCCTAATATCTTCAATACTACCCATATAGAATATAAGGTTCCATTATTAGGAACTACAACAGAGATAAAGCTTCTCATGTGCAGTACTGTACTCGTGGATTCAACCCTTAAAAAACATCAATCAAACTATGTAATTATACAGATAAGAAAATGAatatattgtttaacttttattttttttatttaattaaaaatattaagttattttataatttaaaattagaaaaatattatttaattattataaatattttatttcattaatataggACTAATATGagtttaattaaaaagattGAAAGTCTATTTGGTCTAAAGGTAAAATTGGGTTTATTTGAACTTTAATAAAAACTTTAGGGGCTTCTTTAGCCTTTTGCCTTGAGATAAATCGAGTAATAATTGACAATTGAAATAGTATTCCCTGACTGTCGAAGCAAGAAAAAAGTCGAGGAAAATTAGCTCTGCATCGCTGGCCTTCTGATCCATTCAATGGATACCATGAAGCAAATATTGGCAAAGGCGATCCGATTAGCTGATCAAGTGATAAAATCTGCCAAAGATGTTGCCTGCTTCAAGGATGAGTGCTACAACATCAAGTCCTATGCTCAGAAGCTTGCAGCCCTCCTCCGCGACATGTGTGCCCGCACAAGATCTGAATTCTACGAGCGGCCCGTACACCGGGTCATCAATGAGACTGAACGAGTCCTAGATAATGCTCTTTCTGTTGTGCTCAAATGCTGTAACAATAGTTTCATAAAGCGCGTGTTGGTGATAATCCCTGCTGCTGAATTCAGAAAAGTTTCGAGCCAATTGGAAAGTTGTGTAGGCGACGTTTCTTGGCTCGTGGGCATATTATTTATGGCCGGTGAAAATCTCATGCTTCCTCCCATTGCTGCCAATGATCCAATTCTTGCTTGGATTTGGGGGTATATTAGTATGCTATATCATTGCTCACCAGATGATCGGCATAATGCCGTAAACGAGCTACTTTCTCTTTCTCGGGATAGTTATCGTAACAATAAGTTGATTGTACATGAAGGAGGTGTCGTCCCATTGTTGAAATTGTTGAAAGAAGGCAGAATAGAAGACCAAGTCATCGCAGCCAAGACAATTGGGACTCTAGGATGTGATTCGGAAACTACCCAACTCATCATTGATGCCGGTGTCTCGTTGGTGTTTGCGAAAATCCTCAAAGAAGGTGCTATGGAGGTTCAGGCTGAGGTGGCCTGGGCTATTTCACAACTTGTGGCCAAGTACCCTCAGTGCGGAGATATTTTCGCCCAACATAATATAATTCGCCTACTTGTTGAACATCTTGCATTTGAAACAGACCATGTTCAGAATGTTGTTGTTATCAATAAAGCCACCTCAGTCCTTGCACTTGTTATGGCAAAGACTCGCTTGGATATGAGAAAGGCAATTGATGAATGCAACGATGACAAGCCATATCGCATTCCATGTCCTCATCAACCAAATTCCTCACTTGCGGTTACAAGTTTCAAAGGTGGAGATTTGGAAGACCCCAACGTGAAATCCCGTATCAAAGGAATGGTGGCAAGAGCACTTCATCAGTTGGCCAAGAGCGACTCTTCCATATGTTGCAGTATCGCAGAATCAAGGGCGATGACTTCTTTTGTGGTTCTTCTTGAGGAAGGAACAGAAGATGTTCAGCACAGTTCTGCCATGGCATTGATGGAGATCACAGCAGTAGCAGAGGAAGATACAGTTTTGAGAAGATCTGCTTTTAGGCCAAGTTCACCTGCATGTAAAGCAGTGGTTGATCAGCTAGTGAAAGTCGTTGAAAGGCAAAGCACTCACCTTCTTATCCCGTGTGTTAAGGCAATTGGGAATTTGGCACGGACatttagagttacagagacgaGGATAATTGCCCCATTAGTTGAACTTCTTTATAGAAATGAAGCCAAGTTTTCTGAAGACCCGCCACGCTCCAAATTTATTGGGAATACAAGGTTGCGAGGTTCATTTACTAGATTGATTCGACGTCTTGGTGAAACAGAAGCTGAGATTTGCAGAGAGGCTCTAATGGCCCTTAGAAAGTTTGCATGCCATAATCATCTACAAATAGAGCATTCCCAGGCAATTGTAGACGTTGGAGGGGTAGCTCCCATAATCCAGCTGGTGGATTCTGGAGATGAAATGGTTCAAATCCCAGCATTGATTCTGTTATGCAACATTGCCCTGCATGTTCCCAATGGTGAAGGGCTCGTCCGTGCTTATAATTTGATAGAATGGGCATCCAAGCAAGGGGACTTGACCCAAAATGAAATGCTGCAGACATTGATACCAGAGGCCAAAGGTAGGCTGGAAATTTATCACACCTGTGATTGATGAAACCATATATTTTGCATTGAAGGTTATATTTTCTGTCTTCTTCTTGTTGTTGTGtatcttttttttgttttttctttttcattctcATTCCAGTAGATTGTACATATAATTAGCATCCTATTAGATTTTAGAAAAGTTCCAGTCTTGTGGAAAGAGTACACAGAAGGAGACGTCTGTATAAAATTCTGAAATTTGGGGTATGTTATGTAATCTGGTGTGAAAATGCCTTAGGCTATGTTTGCATGGGTAATTATTTGAAATAGTAGGAAAATGCGAATTTGATAGGAGTTTCATACATGTAAGTAAACTAATAGCCTAACAATCTAATAGTTATATACTTACTCTAGggcctaaatttttttaaaaaaataaaataaaatccaaTTTCTTGTAATTGGGTGTTATTTGGTTAATCATAATAATTTTGCTCCATTTATAGAAGTTAGTTGTAAATTTAGCCatggttaaaattaaagttaactTTGGATTTAATAATTAGAACTAGAAGCAATCTTGAATTTGATATTAGTTGTATACATGTCATAGCATTGATCTGATGATTAAAAACTATATGCCTTGATAAAATTTTACTTATAGATTGTCCTTCACTCTTagaaaatttgaatttagtGTTATTATTTACAGCAGTAAGTCTCAAATTGCTTGACATCAGCAAAAAACAAGGTGGTTCAATTTAATTCAACATCTTCTTAGCAGCTTGTAATTGCTCATTAGAATCTAGGCTTTTTGAGATTttggattgaaaaaaaaaattagttttttggatttaattcaaaaaaagCAGTCTAACTTTTTTTACAAATGCATTAAATATGAAGTTTGACGGtcaaatttgaatttgataaataaatttgagttaaatttaaaatgtcaaatatatatatttttcaatccTAAAATCTCAAAATTCCCTTAGAATCTGAACCAAACTAAAAGGACAGTGAGTCCCTGAAATCTGTGGATTCTCTGTGAGATTGTTCCTTTAACCTAGATCAAGTTTAgcaatttatttctaatttttcttttctgtttttttttttttaaaaaaaaaaagaataatgctggtgaaataaaataatatttactattattattttatattttctattgctatgaaaaagtttaatgtctgataatgaaaatattagGATCTGTTTGGTATTATTATTAGAAtctataattgaaaaaaaaaatatattaaagtatatttaaaaataatttaaaattaaatttgataaatttcaaaattcaatgctaaactaaaatgaaaaatatgaaCCTTGGGTTGAGTTTATTGGGCAATCGGAGAGCCCACTACTGTGTGATGGATGGTGCTGCTTTGGAACTTTGAGACTCCATACCCTTTCGTTTTtcccttgtttttttttttcttagtaaAAACTTATGCCCATTTCAACTATTAAATTGATCCTTACAATTTCTTTTTGTTTGGAATACTTCatttgagaaaataaataaattcttacactatttttttaaaaatttaaaagaattattgAATTTAAACAAGGGAaccatatattaattattttttaatatattatataaaaaaaaaacgaaacgGGAAAATAATTGGTTTGTCAACTAACATCTTTTAGTTATTCAcaattacatttaaatttaaaagtagctgatattttttaaaaaaaattaattaagagaatcttaaaatatgtaaatttattaatatttaaaaactttaaattgaattgattattcATGTGATCTATCTACCCGATAAATTGaagtttttatcaaaaaatttgcaattaagtaatttttttattttataaagtaGAAGCGTTTAGCATATAtctatgataaattataatttattgaaaaaaaaaaagcctagaATTCCCTTAAGAAAGCAAAAGAGGCAGTTCAGTCTATGTTAATCTCCCAAATATGTGCAGTtaactaaaattttgaatagGATAATTATGAATATGAAATACAGTAATTAAtggtaaataatttaataaatactaaTCCTATAGATGAAATGAATTTAGTTTTTTAgactaaataaattatattttttggaCTTAAAAATACCTATTCAtccaatcaaaattaaaaataaaaaataaaaaaacacttAAGTTTTGATTGCGCCTTTCACCAGGATTttgtagaattttttttttttgacagtttaaataaaaaaaattaaattttaatttagggTTTGATTGCTCACATCATGGATAAACTTTATCCTTAGCACTCTTGATAAAAGCGCTacgagtattttaattttttttaaaatatatcgaCTAGCCTATGAATATTTGCCGGCcgacatttaaaattttttttaattataaattttagctGGACACCTATGTGAATGGTGCTAGATTAagacattaatttttttttatttttaatatattataataatatatttatattatattaatttaataatattatttatattataattttttataataataaatattataaaattaatattatattataattgattACACGTATATagttacataaaaataatataataaaatataaatataattt
The genomic region above belongs to Manihot esculenta cultivar AM560-2 chromosome 3, M.esculenta_v8, whole genome shotgun sequence and contains:
- the LOC110603130 gene encoding uncharacterized protein LOC110603130 is translated as MDTMKQILAKAIRLADQVIKSAKDVACFKDECYNIKSYAQKLAALLRDMCARTRSEFYERPVHRVINETERVLDNALSVVLKCCNNSFIKRVLVIIPAAEFRKVSSQLESCVGDVSWLVGILFMAGENLMLPPIAANDPILAWIWGYISMLYHCSPDDRHNAVNELLSLSRDSYRNNKLIVHEGGVVPLLKLLKEGRIEDQVIAAKTIGTLGCDSETTQLIIDAGVSLVFAKILKEGAMEVQAEVAWAISQLVAKYPQCGDIFAQHNIIRLLVEHLAFETDHVQNVVVINKATSVLALVMAKTRLDMRKAIDECNDDKPYRIPCPHQPNSSLAVTSFKGGDLEDPNVKSRIKGMVARALHQLAKSDSSICCSIAESRAMTSFVVLLEEGTEDVQHSSAMALMEITAVAEEDTVLRRSAFRPSSPACKAVVDQLVKVVERQSTHLLIPCVKAIGNLARTFRVTETRIIAPLVELLYRNEAKFSEDPPRSKFIGNTRLRGSFTRLIRRLGETEAEICREALMALRKFACHNHLQIEHSQAIVDVGGVAPIIQLVDSGDEMVQIPALILLCNIALHVPNGEGLVRAYNLIEWASKQGDLTQNEMLQTLIPEAKGRLEIYHTCD